Proteins from a genomic interval of Nocardioides jishulii:
- a CDS encoding protein-glutamate methylesterase/protein-glutamine glutaminase — protein sequence MPPIRVLVVDDSVVIRRLVTSLLSEDPDIEVVGTAINGRAALQKIESLAPDLVTMDIEMPGMDGIEAVRAIRAGGNRLPIIMFSTLTERGATATFDALAAGASDYVPKPANVGSVSRSMEQVRDALIPLIKSLAPPRLTAARATAPSAAGTPAATSAPTPAQAVVAPPVTRDRRMPATGYRLLAVGSSTGGPEALFTVLTSLPPLPVPVVVVQHMPPVFTTQFAARLDRHCQFPVREATDGAVLAPGAVTIAPGDHHLVVERAGRDLVARLNQQPPENYCRPAVDVLFRSAARAAGGPVLGLVLTGMGADGAKGAQHLVDAGGSVIAQDRATSVVWGMPGAVAAAGLAEQLLPLGQVAAEVRRRVTSHQDDTRGGEA from the coding sequence GTGCCCCCCATCCGCGTGCTCGTCGTGGACGACTCGGTCGTCATCCGGCGCCTGGTCACCAGCCTGCTCTCCGAGGACCCCGACATCGAGGTCGTCGGCACGGCGATCAACGGTCGTGCCGCCCTGCAGAAGATCGAGTCGCTCGCGCCCGACCTCGTGACCATGGACATCGAGATGCCCGGGATGGACGGCATCGAGGCGGTGCGCGCCATCCGCGCAGGGGGCAACCGCCTCCCGATCATCATGTTCAGCACGCTCACCGAGCGCGGCGCCACCGCGACCTTCGACGCCCTCGCGGCCGGCGCCTCCGACTACGTGCCGAAGCCGGCCAACGTCGGCAGCGTGAGCCGCTCGATGGAGCAGGTGCGCGACGCCCTGATCCCGCTGATCAAGTCGTTGGCCCCGCCACGGCTGACGGCGGCGCGCGCGACGGCCCCGTCCGCCGCCGGTACGCCCGCAGCCACGTCCGCACCGACGCCTGCGCAGGCAGTCGTCGCGCCGCCCGTCACGCGCGATCGACGCATGCCTGCGACCGGCTACCGGTTGCTCGCCGTCGGCAGCTCCACCGGTGGGCCCGAGGCCCTCTTCACCGTCCTCACCTCGCTGCCGCCGCTGCCGGTCCCGGTGGTGGTCGTGCAGCACATGCCGCCCGTCTTCACCACGCAGTTCGCCGCGCGGCTCGACCGGCACTGCCAGTTCCCGGTGCGGGAGGCCACGGACGGCGCCGTGCTCGCCCCCGGCGCCGTGACGATCGCCCCCGGCGACCACCACCTGGTGGTGGAGCGCGCCGGTCGCGACCTCGTGGCCCGGCTCAACCAGCAGCCGCCGGAGAACTACTGCCGCCCAGCCGTCGACGTGCTCTTCCGGTCGGCCGCGCGGGCTGCCGGTGGTCCGGTGCTGGGGCTGGTGCTGACCGGGATGGGCGCCGACGGCGCCAAGGGGGCGCAGCACCTGGTCGACGCCGGCGGCAGCGTGATCGCGCAGGACCGCGCCACCTCGGTGGTGTGGGGCATGCCAGGAGCGGTGGCGGCCGCCGGGCTCGCCGAGCAGCTGCTGCCCCTGGGGCAGGTGGCTGCAGAGGTCCGGCGTCGTGTGACGTCGCACCAGGACGACACCAGGGGAGGAGAGGCATGA
- a CDS encoding metal-dependent transcriptional regulator — MSDLIDTTEMYLRTIFELVEEGIVPLRARIAERLHQSGPTVSQTVARMERDGLLTVEGDRHLELTEEGLRLATRVMRKHRLAERLLTDIIGLDWELVHAEACRWEHVISETVERRLIELLDNPTESPYGNPIPGLDELGQEEQAEAFMEGVASLSKIATFDPSRVHVRRISEEVQKDEALMATLRRVGAVPDKTVTIIATADGVLLGSGGESAEIDYESADHIFVKVV, encoded by the coding sequence GTGAGCGACCTCATCGACACCACCGAGATGTACCTCCGCACGATCTTCGAGCTCGTGGAGGAGGGAATCGTCCCCCTGCGCGCCCGCATCGCCGAGCGCCTGCACCAGAGTGGCCCGACGGTCTCGCAGACGGTCGCGCGCATGGAGCGCGACGGGCTCCTCACCGTCGAGGGCGACCGCCACCTCGAGCTCACCGAGGAGGGTCTGCGCCTGGCCACCCGCGTGATGCGCAAGCACCGCCTCGCGGAGCGGCTGCTGACCGACATCATCGGCCTCGACTGGGAGCTGGTGCACGCCGAGGCCTGCCGCTGGGAGCACGTGATCTCCGAGACCGTGGAGCGTCGCCTCATCGAGCTGCTCGACAACCCGACCGAGTCGCCCTACGGCAACCCGATCCCGGGGCTGGACGAGCTCGGCCAGGAGGAGCAGGCGGAGGCCTTCATGGAGGGCGTCGCGTCGCTCTCCAAGATCGCGACCTTCGACCCCTCCCGCGTCCACGTGCGACGCATCTCGGAGGAGGTCCAGAAGGACGAGGCGCTGATGGCCACCCTGCGTCGCGTCGGCGCCGTGCCCGACAAGACGGTCACGATCATCGCCACCGCCGACGGCGTGCTGCTGGGCTCCGGTGGCGAGAGCGCCGAGATCGACTACGAGTCGGCTGACCACATCTTCGTGAAGGTGGTCTGA
- a CDS encoding MarR family winged helix-turn-helix transcriptional regulator codes for MTPARDDRDLVLDALEGEILVLVRRARRVVALRAAQIHPELQPAAYLLLLLLRDRGAMRASEVCDAHDMDKGAVSRQVQHAVDLGLVERTADPVDKRASLLTLTDAAREGLAEVDARRRERLRERVALWDDAALADFVTGLGRYNSLFAEELVS; via the coding sequence GTGACCCCGGCTCGCGACGACCGGGACCTGGTGCTCGACGCCCTCGAGGGCGAGATCCTGGTGCTGGTCCGTCGCGCCAGGCGGGTCGTCGCCCTTCGTGCCGCGCAGATCCACCCGGAGCTGCAGCCCGCGGCCTACCTGTTGCTCCTGCTCCTGCGCGACCGCGGGGCGATGCGGGCCTCGGAGGTCTGCGACGCCCACGACATGGACAAGGGCGCAGTCAGCCGGCAGGTGCAGCACGCCGTTGACCTGGGCCTGGTGGAGCGTACGGCCGATCCCGTCGACAAGCGCGCCAGCCTGCTCACGCTGACCGACGCCGCCCGCGAGGGTCTCGCGGAGGTTGACGCCCGCCGGCGAGAGCGTCTGCGCGAGCGCGTCGCCCTGTGGGACGACGCGGCGCTGGCCGACTTCGTGACCGGCCTGGGCCGTTACAACTCGCTCTTCGCCGAGGAGCTCGTCAGCTGA
- a CDS encoding CheR family methyltransferase, translated as MSLSADAFAFVRDHVRAESAIVLDAGKVYLVDSRLMPLARACGHADVTEFVRHVQRTRDPVLLRRVVEALTTNETSFYRDNDPFVALRQDVLPALAARRPQRRLRIWTAACSTGQEPYSVAMAVRETPAIQRFYVDILGTDLSEEVLERARRAEYSQLEVNRGLPATTLVRHFQRSGASWKLNPEIASMVKFSRLNLTRPFGPIGQFDVVFLRNVLIYFDVETKRDVLRRVRQVMAPDGYLFLGAAEMTMGVDDSWERVPAGRSSVYRIREDAAALAR; from the coding sequence ATGAGCCTGTCTGCTGACGCCTTTGCGTTCGTTCGTGACCACGTCCGGGCGGAGAGTGCGATCGTGCTCGACGCCGGCAAGGTCTACCTCGTGGACTCGCGCCTGATGCCACTGGCGCGCGCCTGCGGGCATGCCGACGTCACGGAGTTCGTCCGGCACGTCCAGCGCACCCGTGACCCCGTGCTGCTGCGCAGGGTCGTCGAGGCGTTGACCACCAACGAGACCTCGTTCTACCGCGACAACGACCCGTTCGTGGCGCTGCGTCAGGACGTGCTGCCCGCCCTGGCCGCCCGCCGCCCGCAGCGGCGCCTGAGGATCTGGACGGCTGCCTGCTCGACGGGGCAGGAGCCCTACAGCGTCGCGATGGCCGTGCGCGAGACCCCCGCCATCCAGCGCTTCTACGTCGACATCCTGGGCACCGACCTCTCCGAGGAGGTGCTCGAGAGGGCCCGGCGCGCGGAGTACTCCCAGCTCGAGGTCAACCGCGGCCTGCCGGCGACGACCCTGGTGCGCCACTTCCAGCGCTCGGGCGCCAGCTGGAAGCTCAACCCCGAGATTGCGTCGATGGTGAAGTTCTCGCGCCTCAACCTGACCCGTCCGTTCGGCCCGATCGGCCAGTTCGACGTGGTCTTCCTGCGCAACGTGCTCATCTACTTCGACGTCGAGACCAAGCGCGACGTGCTGCGTCGGGTCCGTCAGGTCATGGCGCCCGACGGCTACCTCTTCCTCGGCGCGGCAGAGATGACGATGGGTGTCGACGACTCCTGGGAGAGGGTGCCCGCCGGTCGTTCGTCGGTCTACCGGATCCGGGAGGACGCAGCCGCGCTGGCGCGGTGA
- a CDS encoding chemotaxis protein CheW produces the protein MSTRLVTFTLDGHLYGVDVASVQEVLRGQPQTRVPLAPQSVAGLINLRGQVLSAVEMRARLGLPDRAADQEAMLVVVRVAGETIALLVDSIGAVVDVEEEQFELPPDTLTRASREFLHGAYKLEGQLLLALDVERAVAA, from the coding sequence GTGAGCACCCGACTGGTCACCTTCACCCTCGACGGGCACCTCTACGGCGTCGACGTCGCGTCGGTCCAGGAGGTCTTGCGCGGGCAGCCCCAGACCAGGGTCCCGCTGGCCCCGCAGAGCGTCGCAGGCCTGATCAACCTGCGTGGTCAGGTGCTCAGCGCCGTCGAGATGCGTGCCCGCCTCGGGCTGCCTGACCGTGCCGCCGACCAGGAGGCGATGCTCGTCGTCGTCCGGGTCGCCGGCGAGACGATCGCGCTGCTGGTCGACAGCATCGGCGCCGTGGTCGACGTGGAGGAGGAGCAGTTCGAGCTCCCGCCCGACACCCTGACCCGAGCCTCTCGGGAGTTCCTCCACGGTGCGTACAAGCTCGAGGGGCAGCTCCTGCTCGCCCTCGACGTCGAGCGGGCCGTGGCCGCCTGA
- a CDS encoding methyl-accepting chemotaxis protein — MSTDLPLAAERRSFVQSFLRDRSVRTKMLAAVSIGNAVALVVGVVGILALGQLNENAQKLHDENVMGVERVDGMRAAVDGMRMAARDALIKPTKAGKRASLEELEEHFGALEAAERAHDATGLDPVAREIVGRQTEAATAYHDLQVTTMADLALASDFTGWDEANSTEVKKLTAVMEESLDALTSHELDQAEAAVEETREMYVSTRRLNIAVMVLGIALAALVAWWIAMTLARNIARVKQVIDGLADGDLTRRAEVANRDEVGDMAIGLDVATARLRELMTGVMGSADAVSSAAVQLSAGSEQIAAAAEETSVQASVVSGAADEVSRNVQTVAAGSEQMTASIREIAHSANEAARVAGDAVRTVESTNATVSKLGESSQEIGKVVKVITSIAEQTNLLALNATIEAARAGEAGKGFAVVANEVKELAQETARATEDIARRVETIQGDTAGAVSAIGEIDAIIRSINDYQLTIASAVEEQTATTNEMGRNVADASIGTQQIAENIDGVSQAAGSTTEAVTQAHAAVNEIAQMAVSLRTRVDSFRV; from the coding sequence ATGAGCACTGACCTGCCCCTCGCCGCCGAACGCCGTTCGTTCGTCCAGTCATTCCTGCGTGATCGCAGCGTGCGTACGAAGATGTTGGCCGCCGTCAGCATCGGCAACGCCGTCGCCCTGGTGGTCGGCGTGGTGGGGATCCTCGCGCTCGGCCAGCTCAACGAGAACGCCCAGAAGCTCCACGACGAGAACGTGATGGGCGTGGAGCGGGTCGACGGGATGCGCGCGGCCGTCGACGGTATGCGCATGGCTGCGCGTGACGCGCTGATCAAGCCGACGAAGGCTGGGAAGAGGGCGTCGCTGGAGGAGCTCGAGGAGCACTTCGGAGCTTTGGAGGCCGCCGAACGTGCCCACGACGCCACGGGGCTGGACCCGGTGGCGCGCGAGATCGTCGGCCGCCAGACCGAGGCCGCGACGGCCTACCACGACCTCCAGGTCACGACCATGGCCGATCTGGCCCTGGCGTCCGACTTCACGGGCTGGGACGAGGCGAACTCCACCGAGGTCAAGAAGCTGACCGCGGTGATGGAGGAGTCGCTCGACGCGCTCACCTCGCACGAGCTGGACCAGGCCGAGGCCGCGGTGGAGGAGACGAGGGAGATGTACGTCTCCACGCGCCGCTTGAACATCGCCGTGATGGTCCTCGGCATCGCGCTCGCCGCACTGGTCGCCTGGTGGATCGCGATGACGCTGGCGCGCAACATCGCCCGGGTCAAGCAGGTCATCGACGGTCTGGCCGACGGCGACCTGACCCGTCGTGCAGAGGTCGCCAACCGTGACGAGGTGGGAGACATGGCGATCGGCCTGGACGTGGCCACGGCTCGCCTGCGTGAGCTGATGACCGGGGTGATGGGCTCGGCCGACGCGGTCAGCTCCGCGGCCGTCCAGCTCTCCGCAGGGTCGGAGCAGATCGCCGCCGCCGCCGAGGAGACCTCGGTGCAGGCCAGCGTCGTCTCCGGTGCGGCCGACGAGGTCAGCCGCAACGTGCAGACCGTCGCCGCGGGATCGGAGCAGATGACGGCGTCGATCCGCGAGATCGCGCACTCGGCCAACGAGGCCGCCCGGGTCGCCGGCGACGCAGTGCGCACGGTCGAGTCGACCAACGCGACGGTGTCGAAGCTGGGCGAGTCGAGCCAGGAGATCGGCAAGGTCGTCAAGGTGATCACCTCGATCGCCGAGCAGACCAACCTCCTCGCCCTCAACGCCACCATCGAGGCTGCGCGTGCCGGTGAGGCCGGCAAGGGCTTCGCCGTGGTGGCCAACGAGGTCAAGGAGCTGGCGCAGGAGACCGCGCGGGCGACCGAGGACATCGCGCGTCGGGTGGAGACGATCCAGGGCGACACCGCGGGCGCGGTCTCGGCCATCGGCGAGATCGACGCGATCATCCGCTCGATCAACGACTACCAGCTGACCATCGCCTCGGCGGTGGAGGAGCAGACCGCGACCACCAACGAGATGGGCCGCAACGTGGCGGACGCCTCCATCGGCACGCAGCAGATCGCCGAGAACATCGACGGCGTCTCCCAGGCAGCCGGGTCCACGACCGAGGCCGTCACCCAGGCCCACGCCGCCGTCAACGAGATCGCCCAGATGGCCGTGAGCCTGCGGACCAGAGTGGACAGCTTCCGCGTCTGA
- a CDS encoding response regulator encodes MQKIRVFLLDDHEIVRRGLRHLLEAEDDMTVVGEAGTVRDGRRGVLEQRPDVALLDARLPDGSGVEVARGIQDVAPEVRTMILSSFDDEETLVAAFSAGVSGYVLKQIEADSLLKGIREVASGKSLVAPAVASRMMERMRQRRESGAGALPDLTPQERRILQLIGDGLTNRQIGDRLFLSEKTIKNNVTPLLAKLGVQRRAQAALLAAHLLD; translated from the coding sequence ATGCAGAAGATTCGGGTCTTCTTGCTGGATGATCACGAGATCGTGCGTCGCGGGCTCCGCCACTTGCTGGAGGCCGAGGACGACATGACGGTCGTCGGCGAGGCCGGCACCGTCCGTGACGGTCGTCGAGGAGTGTTGGAGCAGCGACCGGACGTCGCGCTGCTCGACGCGCGCCTGCCCGACGGTTCCGGCGTCGAGGTCGCCCGTGGCATCCAGGACGTGGCGCCCGAGGTCAGGACCATGATCCTGAGCAGCTTCGACGACGAGGAGACCCTCGTCGCGGCGTTCTCGGCCGGGGTGAGCGGCTACGTGCTCAAGCAGATCGAGGCCGACTCACTGCTCAAGGGCATCCGTGAGGTGGCGAGTGGGAAGTCGCTGGTCGCCCCCGCCGTCGCCTCGCGGATGATGGAGCGGATGCGCCAGAGACGGGAGAGCGGTGCCGGCGCCCTGCCCGACCTGACCCCGCAGGAGCGACGCATCCTCCAGCTCATCGGGGACGGCCTCACCAACCGGCAGATCGGCGACCGTCTCTTCCTCTCCGAGAAGACGATCAAGAACAACGTCACTCCCCTGCTGGCCAAGCTCGGCGTGCAGCGGCGCGCCCAGGCGGCCCTGCTCGCCGCCCACCTCCTCGACTAG
- a CDS encoding MDR family MFS transporter, which produces MSSPSPAATAEESGQMSHRQILQALSGLLLAMFAAMVASTIVNTALPPIVADLGGSQTGYTWVVVGTLLAMTATTPIWGKLADLFNQKILTQTALSIFALGSLIAGFSTSMEMLIGARVIQGLGIGGLTALVQVVIASMVSPRERGRYAGYMGSVFAVATVSGPLVGGLVVDTLGWRWCFWVSLPFAVAAWFLLQKTLKLPPRARKDVTIDYVGSLLLMLGVSLLLVWVSLAGNQFAWTSFTSYMLLVSSVAVLAFATWWEAKVAVDPVIPLRLFRDRTTTLATLASITVGVAMFGSGVYLSQYFQLSRGMTPTRAGLMSICMVAGTLVAGILSGKLISDTGKWKRYLVGGSLLVIVGLGLLGTIDRETHLVQVGLFMAVLGVGVGAIQQNLVLAVQNNTAFSDMGAASALVAFFRSIGGSAGVAALGAVLAHQVSDSVTAGLRALGVGMTGSGDSHSVPNLAELPEPIRLVFENAYGDAIAMIFALTVPFALFSFVCILFIKEVPLRRTVQRADEVKQAVAGTPTTVGQQ; this is translated from the coding sequence ATGTCCTCACCCTCTCCCGCCGCCACCGCGGAGGAGTCCGGTCAGATGTCACACCGCCAGATCCTGCAGGCCCTGTCCGGCCTGCTGCTGGCGATGTTTGCCGCGATGGTCGCCTCGACCATCGTCAACACCGCCCTGCCGCCGATCGTCGCCGACCTCGGCGGCAGCCAGACCGGCTACACGTGGGTCGTCGTCGGCACGCTGCTGGCGATGACCGCCACGACGCCCATCTGGGGCAAGCTCGCCGACCTCTTCAACCAGAAGATCCTCACCCAGACGGCCCTGAGCATCTTCGCTCTCGGCTCGCTGATCGCCGGCTTCTCCACCTCCATGGAGATGCTGATCGGCGCCCGCGTCATCCAGGGCCTCGGCATCGGTGGTCTCACCGCGCTGGTCCAGGTCGTCATCGCCAGCATGGTGTCGCCGCGCGAGCGCGGTCGCTACGCCGGCTACATGGGCTCGGTCTTCGCCGTCGCCACTGTCTCGGGCCCCCTCGTGGGCGGCCTGGTCGTCGACACCCTCGGCTGGCGCTGGTGCTTCTGGGTCAGCCTGCCGTTCGCGGTCGCTGCGTGGTTCCTGCTGCAGAAGACCCTCAAGCTGCCGCCGCGTGCGCGCAAGGACGTCACCATCGACTACGTCGGCTCGCTGCTCCTGATGCTGGGCGTCTCGCTCCTCCTGGTCTGGGTCTCCCTGGCCGGCAACCAGTTCGCGTGGACCTCCTTCACGAGCTACATGTTGCTGGTCTCCTCGGTGGCGGTGCTCGCGTTCGCGACGTGGTGGGAGGCCAAGGTCGCCGTCGACCCGGTGATCCCGCTGCGCCTCTTCCGTGACCGCACCACCACGCTGGCGACCCTTGCCTCGATCACCGTCGGGGTCGCGATGTTCGGCTCCGGCGTCTACCTCAGCCAGTACTTCCAGCTCTCGCGCGGCATGACGCCGACCCGGGCCGGCCTGATGAGCATCTGCATGGTCGCCGGCACGCTGGTCGCCGGGATCCTGTCGGGCAAGCTGATCTCCGACACCGGCAAGTGGAAGCGCTACCTCGTCGGCGGCTCGCTGTTGGTGATCGTGGGTCTCGGCCTGCTCGGCACCATCGACCGCGAGACCCACCTGGTCCAGGTGGGCCTCTTCATGGCCGTGCTCGGCGTCGGCGTGGGGGCCATCCAGCAGAACCTCGTGCTGGCCGTGCAGAACAACACCGCCTTCTCCGACATGGGTGCCGCCTCGGCCCTGGTGGCCTTCTTCCGCTCGATCGGTGGATCCGCCGGTGTCGCCGCTCTGGGGGCGGTCCTGGCGCACCAGGTCTCCGACTCGGTCACCGCGGGGCTGCGTGCCCTCGGCGTCGGCATGACCGGTTCGGGTGACTCCCACTCCGTGCCCAACCTCGCCGAGCTGCCGGAGCCGATCCGCCTGGTCTTCGAGAACGCCTACGGCGACGCCATCGCCATGATCTTCGCCCTGACGGTGCCCTTCGCGCTCTTCTCGTTCGTCTGCATCCTCTTCATCAAGGAGGTGCCGCTGCGGCGTACGGTGCAGCGCGCCGACGAGGTGAAGCAAGCGGTGGCCGGGACGCCGACCACGGTGGGCCAGCAGTGA